The Candidatus Dependentiae bacterium sequence CGCGTGGCGTTTTAGAATTTGACTTACAACATTTTTCAGACTTTCCACTCACTCGAGAAGATGGAACATTTACTTTCATATTTGCAAACTGCATAGATGATTGTGAAATGGAAATGACGCACGTATTTCGCGGTGAAGAACATCTATCAAACACCGTCAGCCAGGCTGTTTTGTACCAAGCTTTAAACTACCCAACTCCTGTTTTTTGGCATCTGCCAATTCTTTGCAACCAGGAAGGCAAAAAGCTTTCAAAGCGCGATAAAGGTTTTTCTTTAGACGATGTTGAAAACCAAGGGTTTTTGCCCGAAACCGTATGCAATTATTTAGGAATTTTGGGCGCATCTTTTGAAAAAGAAATTCTATCTCTGGAAGAATTAACGCAAATTTTTAAATTTGATCATCTTCATGGCGCAAGCCAAATTCGATATGATGTCGAAAAATTAAAATGGATGAACCACAAATGGATTGCTGCTTATGACACACAAAAGCTAGTAAATCTATGTAAACCATTTCTCTGCAAATCCTACGATTTATCAAATATTTCTGAGCAAAGCTTAACCGCTCTCATTAAATTTATCCAAAACGATATGCACACACTTGTTGACTCTGTAGATCTTTTAAAGTTTTATTTTGAAAAACCTATCGTCACACATGAGACAGTTGCTGAATTTATCAACAACGAAAACTTTGAAAAACTGTGCATAATTTTAAAAGAAGAACCTGCTACTTCAAGCTGGGATCTGTTTTTGGCAAACATAAAACCAAAAGTAAAAGCAGCTGGCATTACCGATAAAGAAATGTTTAGCCTGATTCGAACATTGCTTACGGGTAACCCAAAAGGCATGCAAATGAATGATCTTTTTATATGCCTTGGCGCTCAAGAATTTTTTGATCGACTACAAAAATAAAATAACTTTATTGCCCATGAAATTGATATCAGGTGACTAGAATTAATCCCTTGGAATCAACCGATTGGGCAAATTTTTTAATGTTAAAATAACGCCTCTTTTGGCCAGCTTATCCATCATATCTAAAAAATCATCTTCACAATCGGGTGAGACAAAGAACTCAAATAAGCTCTCATCTTTATCAAGAGTGCGATCAAATGCAACATGATCAACATATTTTAATGTTGAGCTAACCATCCAGCATAATTCTTTTTTTACATGCGCTTGAAAATATAGCGAGAATAAATTCTCTGGCTCAACCTTCGTGTCATCTGATGATAAATGTGGCGATAAGCCCATAGGATCTTTCATATAATATCTTTTTTAAAATCTTGGTTTAAAACTTGTTTGTAGCATAAAAGAATGTTATAACCTTACCATGTTGACTTAAATTTGTAGAGTCTCAAGTAAGTTTTTAAACAAAGGAAAAGGCATGGCCCAAGGTAACACAGAAAAAATAGGCATCAAAACTGCTATCATCATCGGCATGAATGCTATGATTGGCGCTGGTATTTTTAGCATCACATCATTTCTTGGATCACAAGTTGGCCCTGCTGGAATTTTAACATATCTTTTTGCAATATCAGCCGTATGGTTTATTGCACAATCCTTTGCTCGTGTTGCATATCTATATCCACAAGAAGGTTCATTTTACCACTACTCCAAACAATGGGGCGGTCATACACTTGGCGTTATTTCTGCTGGCGCATATTTAATCGGTCTTTTAATTGCAATGGGGCTTTTATGCACTATTTGTGGAATTTATATGCACAATATGATTCCTGACTACTCTGCTACGACACTTGGACTTTTAGTCCTTGTCTCTTTAGTAGCGTTAAACATGGTTGGCATGATTCTTTCAAAGGCTGGTCAATACATTTTAATTGCATTAACCCTATATCCATTAATTGTAACCACGCTTCTTTGTTTGACAAAAATAGACCTGGCAAACCTTTCTCCTTTTATGCCTGGTGGCCCAATGAGTATCGTAACTGGAACGAAAGTTGCAATCTTTGGACTTTTTGGATTTGAAAGTATCGCATCACTTTATAGCATCGTAGAAAATCCTGAAAAAAATGTACCTTCTGCTCTTCGATACACCATTATTTATGTTGGAATTATTTATTTTGTTTTCATATCATCAATGCTTCTTGCAATACCACAAGAACTTTTTGTCCTCAACCCAAAAATTACGATTCCTCAAATTTTAAATTATTTATTTCCAAATCAAACTATTCTGACCCAGTCTGTTGGAATATCAATTCTTTTTGCTATCATGGGAACCATTCATGCAATGATCTGGTCTTCGAGCGCACTCATGATGTCATATTTTAAAGTTTTAAATATTTCGTTCCTTAAAATAGCAATTGCTCACAATAAAATTGGCCACAAAACTTGCGTGCTCATTGCAGGGCTTATTATTTTGATAGCTTTTTTAAGCCTTTCAAACTTAGATATGTTTTTTAGTTTAACAGCGGTAGC is a genomic window containing:
- the gltX gene encoding glutamate--tRNA ligase encodes the protein MKPVRTRFAPSPTGIMHIGNVRAALLNYLFAKQNNGTFALRIEDTDQQRNIQDGTQHITRHLKWLGIEYSEGPEVGGDFGPYFQSQRSSFYKKHLEKLHENNFIYQCFCSPEELEIRRNRQIAMKKPPRYEGTCLKLSVEQIKQKIESKSPFIWRMKVDSSKKISFKDMARGVLEFDLQHFSDFPLTREDGTFTFIFANCIDDCEMEMTHVFRGEEHLSNTVSQAVLYQALNYPTPVFWHLPILCNQEGKKLSKRDKGFSLDDVENQGFLPETVCNYLGILGASFEKEILSLEELTQIFKFDHLHGASQIRYDVEKLKWMNHKWIAAYDTQKLVNLCKPFLCKSYDLSNISEQSLTALIKFIQNDMHTLVDSVDLLKFYFEKPIVTHETVAEFINNENFEKLCIILKEEPATSSWDLFLANIKPKVKAAGITDKEMFSLIRTLLTGNPKGMQMNDLFICLGAQEFFDRLQK
- a CDS encoding APC family permease; translated protein: MAQGNTEKIGIKTAIIIGMNAMIGAGIFSITSFLGSQVGPAGILTYLFAISAVWFIAQSFARVAYLYPQEGSFYHYSKQWGGHTLGVISAGAYLIGLLIAMGLLCTICGIYMHNMIPDYSATTLGLLVLVSLVALNMVGMILSKAGQYILIALTLYPLIVTTLLCLTKIDLANLSPFMPGGPMSIVTGTKVAIFGLFGFESIASLYSIVENPEKNVPSALRYTIIYVGIIYFVFISSMLLAIPQELFVLNPKITIPQILNYLFPNQTILTQSVGISILFAIMGTIHAMIWSSSALMMSYFKVLNISFLKIAIAHNKIGHKTCVLIAGLIILIAFLSLSNLDMFFSLTAVAIIFALITSIIPLLTLKNEWKSGQNYLTLIGLICAIIIFAVAVEELVKNLITCLR